In Deefgea piscis, the genomic window ACGAACCAGTAATCGATTGATTTCTTCTTGCGGTAGCGCGTGATTATTGGATTTTTTGCCGACATAAACTCGCTCAGCGTCGCGGCGTACCATCTCCATGATTTCGGGCGAAACCAAGTTGTCGTACAACACCACGTCAGCTTGCTGCATTAGGCGCAATGCGCGAAACGTCAGCAAATCAGGATTTCCCGGGCCACTGCCAACTAAATACACTGCGCCCGTTGGTGCATGCTTGCCCTCATCAATCGCCGATATGAGTTGTGCGCGGGCGTGTTCAATTTGCCCAGAGAAAACTTGGTCTGGAATTGGGCCAGCTAAAACAGCCTCCCAAAAATCGCGGCGCTGCGCGGGGTCTGGCATTTTTTCTTTGCAATGTTGGCGTAATTCGCTACCCAATTGCGCCAGATCACCCCAGCCGTGGGGAATCAACGCTTCAAGTTGAGCGCGTAAATGCCTTGCTAACACCGGTACACCGCCGCCCGTTGAAATGGCGATAGTGAGTGGCGTTCTATCAATAATTGCCGGGGTGATAAAGCGGCTATGGCTTGGATCATCTACGGCATTGACCAAAATGCCGGCCGCTTCGCAAGCCGAAAACACCGCTTGATTCACGCTGGCTTGATCGGTGGCGGCGATGACTAGGCGTTGCCCAGTAATTTGCGTGATCGAAAATTGCGCCGGCTGCCAGCGCACTTCGCCCGATCGAACTAAATCATGCATCTCGTCACAGAGCTCGGGCGACACGACGGTGACATCAGCACCCGCAGAGCGCAATAAACGCAGTTTGCGAACGGCAATTTCACCGCCGCCCACAATGAGGCAGGCTTGCTGCTTTAAATTTAAAAATAAAGGAAAGTAATCCATGATCTAGGCCATTTTGTTCGGGCAGGTCACTATTGTCGCGTTTTTTGGCGATGTTGGCGTAAAAATTTCATAGATCACCTTGGCGTTGATGTTCCGCATGTGTGATTCACTGTTTGTATGCGATGCTGCCGCGATAGCTTAGTTGCTACTCTAAGCGGCATTTCGAGCAAAGTAAGATAAAATAAAGTAATAAAGCGGCAAGAGGCATTGCTTAACGGATTAATAGCAATAAGGATTTGAATTATGAAAACCATTTATTGGGCCGCACTGAGTTTGGCGTTACTACAAGGGGCTGCGATCGCGGCACCGGTTGAAGCGATGTTAAAGTCAAAAAACTGTATGGCTTGCCATTCGGTAGAGAATAAAATCGTGGGTCCTGCGTTTAAAGCAATTGCCGCCAAATATAAAGGCGATAAAAATGCGGTAGCTTTGCTGGCCGGCAAAATTCAAAAAGGCAGTGTTGGCGTTTGGGGACCGGTGCCGATGGGGCCAAATATGATTACTGGCGATGAAGCCAAGCAATTGGCGACGTGGATCTTGGCGCAAAAATAAGAATTAACTGTAAAAAGCCGTAAAGTGAAAACTTTGCGGTTTTTTTTGTATGGGCACTGTCAGAATGAAGGCGTGATGACGACTAATTGAAAAACACCCTGCGCAGCCATCATTCATTACGCTGTAGTGGTGATCCTTGCCGAGTCGGCTTAGTCCGACGAAACCTTTATATTCGTATCAGAACGGCTCTTTTTGGAGAACTTGTCATGCTTATTCGTCAACCTAGCGATATTTTGCCGTCAGAGATAACGCCGCAGTCGGTATTTCTAAACCGTCGCCAGTTTATGTTGGCTGGAGCGAGTTCTTTATTGCTCACGGCAGAGGCAATGGCAGGTCTTAATGCCAAACCGAGTGCTTTGTCGGCAAAAGAGTCGCCCAATAGTTTGAAGCAAATCACAACTTACAATAATTATTATGAGTTCGGCACGGATAAAGGCGATCCTGCGCTGTATGCGGGGCAATTAAAGACCAAACCATGGCAAATTGTGGTGAACGGTGAAGTTGGTCAGTCACGCACCTATAGTATTGATGATTTATTAAAGGTGGCGGCTTTAGAAGAGCGTATCTACCGCTTACGCTGTGTAGAAGGGTGGTCCATGGTGATACCTTGGGTGGGTATTCCGTTGGCCAGTGTTTTAAAACAAGTCAACCCCACGTCAAAAGCCAAGTTTGTTGCTTTTGAAACATTAAATGACCCCAAGCAAATGCCGGGGCAACGTAGTCGCGTTCTTGAATGGCCTTACCGTGAAGGTTTGCGTATTGACGAGGCGATGCATCCCTTAACCATTTTGGCGGTGGGTTTGTATGGCGAAGTACTGCCCAATCAAAATGGCGCACCGGTGCGCTTGGTGGTGCCGTGGAAATATGGTTTTAAAAGCATTAAGTCGGTCGTCAGTATTCGCTTGCAAGAGCAGCAGCCAGCAACCAGTTGGAACCAAAGTGCGCCCAATGAATATGGTTTTTATTCCAATGTGAATCCCGACGTAGCGCATCCACGCTGGAGTCAAGCCAAAGAAAGGCGAATTGGTGAGTTTTTAAAACGCGATACGCTGCCGTTTAATGGCTATGGTCCGCAAGTAGCATCGATGTATCAAGGCATGGATTTGCGCAAGTTTTTTTAAGCCGCGCTAATCGATAATCTGCACCACACGTCATTTGAACAAAACCTTCTACTGCAAGGTATATTCATGCAACGCATTATGAATGAAGGCTTAAAGCCTATACCTATATTGTTGCGCGATAGGCTCAAAAATTTGTTGCCGCGTCCAACTAAAGTACTGCTGTTGATTGCGGGTCTGCTGCCTTTGGCGCGCTCGCTAGTACTGAGTTTGGATGCAGTTAATCCCATTGAATTTTTTACCCGCTCGACTGGCACATGGGCGCTGGTGGCGCTGCTATTAACCTTAAGCATCACGCCATTACGACAGTTGACGGGCTATTCCCGCTTGATTGATTACCGCCGCATGCTAGGGTTGTTTGCTTTTTTTTATGCGCTTTTGCATTTCATGACGTATCTGTGGCTGGATCAATTTTTTGATTGGTCGGCGATAGTGCGGGATATTTTAAAGCGGCCTTTTATTGCCGTTGGTTTTGCGGCTTTTGTATTGTTAATCCCGCTGGCGGTGACATCAACCAAGGGCTGGATGCGGCGTTTAAAGCGCAATTGGTCGCGTTTGCATCGCTTGGTGTATGTGATTGCGATTTTAGGCGTAGTGCATTATCTCTGGCTGGTGAAGGCCGACCTGAGTACGCCATTGATTTATGCTGCCGTATTGGCGGTGTTGTTGGGCTGGCGTGTGCTGCATCGAGTTCCTTAGTCCGGTTGTTGGACTTAGGCTGATTGTGTCTGGCGTTGGTGGTGCTCGCTGATGGCGCGGTGGGTGAGTTTGATTTCGGCGTCAAGTTCAGCCAATTGTGCAGTTTGGTATTGGCTAGGGTTTTGCTCGATGTGGGCTAAACATTGGGCGATCCGATCTGCACCA contains:
- the cysG gene encoding siroheme synthase CysG, translating into MDYFPLFLNLKQQACLIVGGGEIAVRKLRLLRSAGADVTVVSPELCDEMHDLVRSGEVRWQPAQFSITQITGQRLVIAATDQASVNQAVFSACEAAGILVNAVDDPSHSRFITPAIIDRTPLTIAISTGGGVPVLARHLRAQLEALIPHGWGDLAQLGSELRQHCKEKMPDPAQRRDFWEAVLAGPIPDQVFSGQIEHARAQLISAIDEGKHAPTGAVYLVGSGPGNPDLLTFRALRLMQQADVVLYDNLVSPEIMEMVRRDAERVYVGKKSNNHALPQEEINRLLVRLALEGKKVLRLKGGDPFIFGRGGEEIEELAQHGIAFEVVPGITSAAGASCYAGIPLTHRDYAQSVTFVTGHRKAGEVDLDWPRLVNPSETVVVYMGVAQAGYIAEQLINHGRDKDTLVAIIERATTAQQRVVTTTLIELAQRIEQEGIKPPALLIIGDVVQLHDKLKWC
- a CDS encoding protein-methionine-sulfoxide reductase heme-binding subunit MsrQ; translated protein: MQRIMNEGLKPIPILLRDRLKNLLPRPTKVLLLIAGLLPLARSLVLSLDAVNPIEFFTRSTGTWALVALLLTLSITPLRQLTGYSRLIDYRRMLGLFAFFYALLHFMTYLWLDQFFDWSAIVRDILKRPFIAVGFAAFVLLIPLAVTSTKGWMRRLKRNWSRLHRLVYVIAILGVVHYLWLVKADLSTPLIYAAVLAVLLGWRVLHRVP
- the msrP gene encoding protein-methionine-sulfoxide reductase catalytic subunit MsrP; this encodes MLIRQPSDILPSEITPQSVFLNRRQFMLAGASSLLLTAEAMAGLNAKPSALSAKESPNSLKQITTYNNYYEFGTDKGDPALYAGQLKTKPWQIVVNGEVGQSRTYSIDDLLKVAALEERIYRLRCVEGWSMVIPWVGIPLASVLKQVNPTSKAKFVAFETLNDPKQMPGQRSRVLEWPYREGLRIDEAMHPLTILAVGLYGEVLPNQNGAPVRLVVPWKYGFKSIKSVVSIRLQEQQPATSWNQSAPNEYGFYSNVNPDVAHPRWSQAKERRIGEFLKRDTLPFNGYGPQVASMYQGMDLRKFF
- a CDS encoding c-type cytochrome, with protein sequence MKTIYWAALSLALLQGAAIAAPVEAMLKSKNCMACHSVENKIVGPAFKAIAAKYKGDKNAVALLAGKIQKGSVGVWGPVPMGPNMITGDEAKQLATWILAQK